A DNA window from Drosophila virilis strain 15010-1051.87 chromosome 4, Dvir_AGI_RSII-ME, whole genome shotgun sequence contains the following coding sequences:
- the Mhc gene encoding myosin heavy chain, muscle isoform X18, whose amino-acid sequence MPKPAASQEDEDPTPYLFVSLEQRRIDQSKPYDSKKSCWVPDEKEGYLLGEIKATKGDIVSVGLPGGETKDFKKDQLQQVNPPKYEKAEDMSNLTYLNDASVLHNLRQRYYNKLIYTYSGLFCVAINPYKRYPVYTNRCAKMYRGKRRNEVPPHIFAISDGAYVDMLTNHVNQSMLITGESGAGKTENTKKVIAYFATVGASGKKDESQKNKGSLEDQVVQTNPVLEAFGNAKTVRNDNSSRFGKFIRIHFGPSGKLAGADIETYLLEKARVISQQSLERSYHIFYQIMSGAVAGVKEICGLTDNIYDYHIVSQGKVTVPSIDDSEEFHLTDQAFDILGFTKQEKEDVYKITAAVMHMGGMKFKQRGREEQAEQDGEEEGGRVSKLFGCDTAELYKNLLKPRIKVGNEFVTQGRNVQQVTNSIGALCKGVFDRLFKWLVKKCNETLDTKQKRQHFIGVLDIAGFEIFDYNGFEQLCINFTNEKLQQFFNHHMFVLEQEEYKKEGIEWAFIDFGMDLLACIDLIEKPMGILSILEEESMFPKATDQTFSEKLTNTHLGKSAPFQKPKPPKPGQQAAHFAIGHYAGVVAYNITGWLEKNKDPLNDTVVDQFKKSQNKLLIEIFADHPGQSGGGEQAKGGRGKKGGGFATVSSAYKEQLNSLMTTLRSTQPHFVRCIIPNEMKQPGMVDAHLVMHQLTCNGVLEGIRICRKGFPNRMVYPDFKMRYQILNPRGIKDLEDPKKASKVLIETTELNEDLYRLGHTKVFFRAGVLGQMEEFRDERLGKIMSWMQAWARGYLSRRGFKKLQEQRVALKVVQRNLRKYLQLRTWPWYKLWQKIKPLLNVSRIEDEIARLEEKAKKAEELHAAEVKVRKELEVLNAKLLAEKTALLDSLSGEKGQLQDFQERNAKLTAQKNDLENQLRDIQERLTQEEDARNQLFQQKKKADQEISGLKKDIEDLELSVQKAEQDKATKDHQIRNLNDEIAHQDELINKLNKEKKMQGESNQKTGEELQAAEDKINHLNKVKAKLEQTLDELEDSLEREKKVRGDVEKSKRKVEGDLKLTQEAVSDLERNKKELEQTIQRKDKELSSITAKLEDEQVVVGKHQRQIKELQARIEELEEEVEAERQARAKAEKQRADLARELEELGERLEEAGGATSAQIELNKKREAELSKLRRDLEEANIQHESTLANLRKKHNDAVAEMAEQVDQLNKLKAKAEKEKNEYYGQLNDLRAGVDHITNEKAAQEKIAKQLQHTLNEVQSKLDETNRTLNDFDASKKKLSIENSDLLRQLEEAESQVSQLSKIKISLTTQLEDTKRLADEESRERATLLGKFRNLEHDLDNLREQVEEEAEGKADLQRQLSKANAEAQVWRSKYESDGVARSEELEEAKRKLQARLAEAEETIESLNQKCIGLEKTKQRLSTEVEDLQLEVDRANAIANAAEKKQKAFDKIIGEWKLKVDDLAAELDASQKECRNYSTELFRLKGAYEEGQEQLEAVRRENKNLADEVKDLLDQIGEGGRNIHEIEKARKRLEAEKDELQAALEEAEAALEQEENKVLRAQLELSQVRQEIDRRIQEKEEEFENTRKNHQRALDSMQASLEAEAKGKAEALRMKKKLEADINELEIALDHANKANAEAQKNIKRYQQQLKDIQTALEEEQRARDDAREQLGISERRANALQNELEESRTLLEQADRGRRQAEQELADAHEQLNEVSAQNASISAAKRKLESELQTLHSDLDELLNEAKNSEEKAKKAMVDAARLADELRAEQDHAQTQEKLRKALEQQIKELQVRLDEAEANALKGGKKAIQKLEQRVRELENELDGEQRRHADAQKNLRKSERRIKELSFQSEEDRKNHERMQDLVDKLQQKIKTYKRQIEEAEEIAALNLAKFRKAQQELEEAEERADLAEQAISKFRAKGRAGSVGRGASPAPRATSVRPQFDGLAFPPRFDLAPENEF is encoded by the exons ATGCCGAAGCCAGCTGCCAGCCAGGAGGATGAGGATCCCACCCCATACCTGTTCGTGTCTTTGGAACAAAGACGTATCGATCAATCGAAACCCTATGATTCGAAGAAGAGTTGTTGGGTGCCCGATGAGAAGGAGGGTTATCTTCTTGGTGAGATCAAGGCCACCAAGGGCGATATCGTCTCCGTCGGTCTGCCTGGTGGAGAG ACGAAAGACTTCAAGAAAGATCAGCTCCAGCAGGTGAACCCTCCGAAATACGAAAAAGCTGAGGATATGTCTAACTTGACATACCTTAACGATGCCTCTGTGCTCCATAACTTGAGGCAGAGATATTACAACAAGCTCATCTAT ACCTACTCCGGTCTTTTCTGCGTTGCCATCAATCCCTATAAGCGCTACCCCGTCTATACCAACCGTTGCGCTAAGATGTACCGTGGTAAGCGCCGTAATGAAGTGCCACCCcatatttttgccatttctgaCGGTGCCTACGTCGACATGTTGACCAACCACGTGAATCAATCTATGTTGATTACCGGTGAGTCTGGTgctggtaagactgagaacACGAAGAAGGTCATTGCGTACTTCGCCACTGTTGGCGCTTCTGGCAAGAAGGATGAGTCGCAGAAGAACAAGGGCTCCCTGGAAGATCAGGTTGTGCAAACCAATCCTGTGCTTGAGGCCTTCGGTAACGCCAAGACCGTGCGTAACGATAACTCCTCTCGTTTC GGTAAATTCATCCGTATTCATTTCGGTCCATCTGGTAAACTGGCTGGTGCTGATATTGAGACCT ATCTGTTGGAGAAGGCTCGTGTCATCTCTCAGCAGTCCCTGGAGCGCTCCTACCATATCTTCTACCAGATTATGTCCGGTGCCGTTGCTGGTGTCAaag AAATCTGTGGTTTGACCGATAACATCTACGATTACCACATTGTCTCCCAGGGCAAGGTTACTGTGCCCAGTATCGATGATTCTGAGGAATTCCACCTCACAGAT CAAGCTTTCGACATCTTGGGCTTCACCAAGCAGGAGAAGGAGGATGTGTACAAGATCACCGCCGCTGTCATGCATATGGGTGGCATGAAGTTCAAGCAACGTGGTCGCGAGGAGCAGGCTGAACAGGATGGTGAGGAGGAGGGTGGCCGTGTGTCTAAGCTGTTCGGCTGCGACACCGCTGAGCTGTACAAGAACTTGCTCAAGCCCCGCATCAAGGTCGGTAACGAGTTCGTCACCCAGGGCCGTAACGTCCAGCAGGTCACCAACTCCATTGGTGCTCTGTGCAAGGGTGTCTTCGATCGTCTCTTCAAATGGCTGGTCAAGAAGTGTAACGAGACTCTGGATACCAAGCAGAAGCGTCAGCATTTCATTGGTGTACTGGATATTGCTGGTTTTGAAATCTTCGAC TACAACGGTTTCGAGCAACTGTGTATTAACTTCACCAACGAGAAGTTGCAACAATTCTTCAACCATCACATGTTCGTTTTGGAGCAAGAAGAATACAAGAAGGAAGGTATTGAATGGGCCTTCATCGATTTCGGTATGGACTTGTTGGCCTGTATTGATTTGATTGAAAAG CCTATGGGTATCTTGTCGATTCTTGAGGAAGAGTCTATGTTCCCCAAGGCCACCGATCAGACCTTCTCGGAGAAGCTGACCAACACCCATTTGGGCAAGTCGGCTCCATTCCAGAAGCCCAAGCCACCAAAGCCCGGCCAGCAGGCAGCTCACTTTGCCATCGGCCATTATGCTGGTGTTGTCGCCTATAACATCACCGGTTGGTTGGAGAAGAACAAGGATCCCCTGAACGACACTGTTGTCGATCAGTTCAAGAAGTCGCAGAACAAACTGCTCATCGAAATCTTCGCTGATCACCCCGGCCAGTCCGGCGGCGGTGAACAGGCCAAGGGCGGTCGTGGCAAGAAGGGCGGTGGCTTCGCCACTGTCTCGTCTGCCTACAAGGAGCAGTTGAACAGCTTGATGACAACTCTGCGCTCGACACAGCCTCACTTCGTCCGTTGCATCATTCCCAATGAAATGAAACAGCCTGGCATGGTTGATGCTCACTTGGTTATGCACCAGCTGACTTGTAACGGTGTGCTTGAAGGTATCCGTATTTGCCGTAAAGGTTTCCCCAACAGAATGGTCTACCCCGACTTCAAGATGCG GTACCAGATTCTGAACCCGCGCGGCATTAAGGATCTCGAAGATCCCAAGAAAGCTTCCAAGGTGTTGATCGAGACAACCGAGCTGAATGAAGATCTCTATCGTCTGGGTCATACCAAG GTGTTCTTCCGTGCCGGTGTCCTGGGTCAGATGGAGGAGTTCCGTGATGAGCGTCTCGGCAAGATCATGTCCTGGATGCAGGCCTGGGCCCGCGGTTATCTGTCCCGCAGAGGCTTCAAGAAGCTGCAGGAGCAGCGTGTCGCCCTCAAGGTTGTCCAGCGCAATCTGCGCAAATACCTGCAGCTGCGTACCTGGCCCTGGTACAAACTGTGGCAGAAGATCAAGCCTCTGCTCAACGTCAGCCGCATTGAGGACGAAATTGCC CGTCTGGAGGAGAAGGCCAAGAAGGCTGAGGAACTGCATGCCGCTGAAGTGAAAGTGCGCAAGGAGTTGGAGGTCTTGAACGCCAAACTGTTGGCCGAGAAGACCGCCCTGCTGGACTCCCTGTCCGGCGAGAAGGGTCAGCTGCAGGACTTCCAGGAGCGCAACGCTAAGTTGACCGCCCAGAAGAACGACCTCGAGAACCAGCTGCGC GACATTCAAGAGCGCCTGACTCAGGAGGAAGATGCCCGCAACCAGCTGTtccagcagaagaagaaggcCGATCAGGAGATCTCTGGCCTGAAGAAGGACATCGAGGATCTGGAATTGAGCGTCCAGAAGGCCGAACAGGATAAGGCCACCAAGGATCACCAGATCCGCAACTTGAACGACGAGATCGCCCACCAGGATGAGCTCATCAACAAGTTGAACAAGGAGAAGAAGATGCAGGGTGAGAGCAACCAGAAGACTGGTGAGGAACTGCAGGCCGCTGAGGACAAGATTAACCACTTGAACAAGGTTAAGGCCAAGCTCGAGCAGACTCTCGATGAGCTCGAGGATTCGCTGGAGCGCGAGAAGAAGGTGCGCGGCGATGTTGAGAAGTCTAAGCGCAAGGTTGAGGGTGACCTCAAGCTGACCCAGGAGGCTGTTTCCGATCTGGAGCGCAACAAGAAGGAGTTGGAGCAGACCATCCAGCGTAAGGACAAGGAATTGTCCTCCATCACCGCCAAGCTGGAAGATGAGCAGGTCGTTGTTGGCAAACACCAGCGCCAGATCAAGGAACTGCAGGCCCGCATTGAAGAGCTCGAGGAGGAGGTCGAGGCCGAGCGTCAGGCCCGCGCCAAGGCTGAGAAGCAGCGCGCCGATTTGGCCCGCGAACTCGAGGAATTGGGTGAGCGTCTGGAGGAGGCTGGCGGTGCCACCTCTGCCCAGATTGAGCTGAACAAGAAGCGTGAGGCTGAGCTGAGCAAACTGCGTCGCGATCTTGAGGAAGCCAACATCCAGCACGAATCCACCCTGGCCAACCTGCGCAAGAAGCACAACGATGCCGTCGCTGAGATGGCCGAACAGGTTGATCAGCTCAACAAGCTGAAGGCCAA GGCTGAGAAGGAGAAGAACGAGTACTACGGCCAGCTGAACGATCTGCGTGCCGGTGTTGATCACATTACCAACGAGAAG GCTGCCCAGGAGAAGATCgccaagcagctgcagcatacCCTCAACGAGGTCCAGTCCAAATTGGATGAGACCAACAGGACTCTGAACGATTTCGATGCCAGCAAGAAGAAGCTGTCCATTGAGAACTCCGATCTGTTGCGTCAATTGGAGGAAGCCGAGTCTCAGGTGTCGCAGCTGTCCAAGATCAAGATCTCCTTGACCACCCAGCTGGAAGATACCAAGCGTTTGGCCGATGAGGAGTCTCGCGAACGCGCCACCCTTTTGGGCAAGTTCCGCAACTTGGAGCACGACCTCGACAACTTGCGCGAGCAGGTTGAGGAGGAGGCTGAGGGCAAGGCTGATTTGCAGCGTCAACTCAGCAAGGCTAACGCTGAGGCCCAGGTCTGGCGCAGCAAGTACGAGTCCGATGGTGTTGCCCGCTCTGAGGAGCTGGAGGAGGCCAAGAGGAAGCTGCAGGCCCGCCTTGCCGAGGCTGAGGAGACCATCGAGTCGCTCAACCAGAAGTGCATCGGCCTGGAGAAGACCAAGCAGCGCCTGTCCACCGAAGTCGAGGACTTGCAGCTGGAGGTCGACCGTGCCAATGCCATTGCCAACGCCGCCGAGAAGAAGCAGAAGGCCTTCGACAAGATCATTGGCGAATGGAAGCTTAAGGTTGATGACTTGGCCGCTGAGCTGGATGCCTCCCAGAAGGAGTGCCGCAACTACTCCACCGAGTTGTTCCGTCTTAAGGGTGCCTACGAGGAAGGCCAGGAACAGCTGGAGGCTGTGCGTCGTGAGAACAAGAACTTGGCCGATGAGGTTAAGGATCTGCTCGACCAAATCGGTGAGGGTGGCCGCAACATCCATGAAATCGAGAAGGCCCGCAAGCGCCTGGAAGCCGAAAAGGACGAGCTCCAGGCTGCTCTTGAGGAAGCCGAGGCTGCTCTCGAACAGGAGGAGAACAAGGTCCTCCGCGCTCAACTTGAGCTGTCCCAGGTGCGCCAGGAAATCGATCGCCGCATCCAGGAGAAGGAAGAGGAATTCGAGAATACCCGCAAGAACCACCAGCGCGCTCTCGACTCCATGCAAGCCTCCCTCGAAGCCGAAGCCAAGGGCAAGGCTGAGGCGCTGCGCATGAAGAAGAAGTTGGAAGCCGACATCAACGAATTGGAAATTGCTCTGGATCATGCCAACAAG GCTAACGCCGAGGCCCAGAAGAACATCAAGCGCTACCAACAGCAGCTCAAGGACATCCAGACTGCCCTTGAGGAAGAACAGAGAGCCCGCGATGATGCCCGCGAACAGCTGGGTATCTCCGAGCGTCGTGCCAACGCTCTGCAGAACGAACTGGAAGAGTCTCGCACTCTGCTGGAGCAGGCCGATCGCGGTCGTCGCCAGGCCGAGCAAGAGCTGGCCGATGCCCACGAACAGCTGAACGAAGTTTCCGCCCAGAACGCTTCCATCTCCGCTGCCAAGAGGAAATTGGAGTCTGAGCTGCAGACCCTGCACTCTGACCTGGATGAGCTCCTGAACGAAGCCAAGAACTCCGAGGAGAAGGCCAAGAAGGCTATGGTTGATGCTGCCCGCCTGGCTGATGAGCTCCGCGCTGAGCAGGATCATGCCCAGACCCAGGAGAAATTGAGAAAGGCCCTGGAACAGCAGATCAAGGAATTGCAGGTGCGTCTGGATGAGGCTGAGGCCAATGCCCTTAAGGGTGGCAAGAAGGCTATCCAGAAATTGGAGCAGCGCGTCCGCGAGCTCGAGAACGAGCTGGATGGTGAGCAGAGAAGACACGCCGATGCCCAGAAGAACTTGCGCAAATCTGAGCGCCGCATCAAGGAGTTGAGCTTCCAGTCTGAGGAGGACCGCAAGAACCACGAACGCATGCAGGATCTGGTCGATAAGCTGCAACAGAAGATCAAGACATACAAGAGGCAGATCGAGGAAGCCGAGGAAATCGCTGCCCTCAACTTGGCCAAATTCCGCAAGGCCCAGCAGGAGCTCGAGGAAGCCGAGGAGCGTGCCGATCTGGCTGAGCAGGCAATTAGCAAATTCCGCGCCAAGGGACGTGCCGGTTCTGTCGGTCGTGGTGCCAGCCCAGCG CCCCGTGCGACATCCGTTAGGCCACAATTCGACGGATTGGCTTTCCCACCAAGATTCGACCTTGCTCCTGAAAACGAATTCTAA